The region TCCGGGTGCAGCGTCGGCACGGCTCCGCACCTGTGGACGCGGTCTGGCTAGTCGTCGAGGGCTCTGGACACCGCTCGGCATACTCTGAGAGATCCCTCACCCGACGGGTTGCGTACGTGTCGCTACGAACAGCCCGCTCCTTTAGAGTCGCGCAACCAACCCCTTCGGGGGCAACCAAGGATCGTGGCTTCCGGCGTACGCAACTCAGGTAGCGGCAATCGCGCTCCCTCTCGCCGACGAGGTCCAGCGTCGTGATCATCTGAGCCTCGAGCGACGCGTTGGCCAAGCCGGCCTTCGAAGACGACGTGACCCTGGAGGGCCGCCACGCGAAGGGATGATTGGTCGCTGCGGGTCGATTGGAGGCGAAGATGGCGAAAGACCATCCGGTGGTTCTCTACGTCTGTGTCCACAACGCTGGCCGCTCGCAAATGGCGGCTGCCTTTACTCGTCAGCTGAGCCAGGGCAGGGTGGAGGTGCGCTCGGCAGGCTCCGTTCCTGCCAATGAGATCAACCCCATTGTCGTTCAGGCCATGCAAGAGGTGGAGATCGACCTGTCCCAGGAATACCCTAAGCCGATCGCCGATGAAGTGGTCCGAGAAGCTGATGTGGTGATCACCATGGGCTGCGGAGATGCCTGCCCGGTGTACCCCGGGAAGAAGTACGAAGACTGGGACCTGGAC is a window of Chloroflexota bacterium DNA encoding:
- a CDS encoding arsenate reductase ArsC; this encodes MAKDHPVVLYVCVHNAGRSQMAAAFTRQLSQGRVEVRSAGSVPANEINPIVVQAMQEVEIDLSQEYPKPIADEVVREADVVITMGCGDACPVYPGKKYEDWDLDDPAGQPIEKVRVIRDEIRSRVEHLLSQLAEVRG